One genomic region from Bradyrhizobium icense encodes:
- a CDS encoding Crp/Fnr family transcriptional regulator, translating into MDRDSVLASLLRRLETVSKLDPADIAAIRSLPIAVRHWEGARAIVSDGERPSESCLVIEGFCIRSKTTEAGQRQILSIHIPGEIPDLQSLHLRRMDHDLLTLVPSTLGFISHASLLTLTHARPNVADALWRDTLIDAAIFREWIVNVGQRPAPARLAHIVLELRRRLAVTRGAEPATFEFPLTQEQIGEALGITPVHANRIIRQLREDGIIDVSRGYVQVLDETRLADLAQFDDRYLHQDPAA; encoded by the coding sequence GTGGATCGGGATTCGGTGCTGGCAAGCTTGTTGCGGAGGCTCGAGACCGTCTCGAAACTCGATCCGGCTGACATTGCCGCGATCCGTTCGCTTCCGATAGCCGTTCGCCACTGGGAAGGCGCAAGAGCCATCGTATCCGACGGCGAACGTCCGTCGGAGTCCTGTCTGGTCATCGAGGGCTTCTGCATCCGCTCCAAAACGACAGAGGCCGGCCAGCGTCAAATTCTCTCGATTCACATTCCCGGCGAGATTCCCGACCTCCAGAGTCTACATCTGCGCAGGATGGACCATGACCTCCTCACACTGGTCCCGTCGACGCTGGGATTCATCAGCCATGCTTCGCTGCTAACCCTGACGCATGCGAGACCGAATGTCGCGGATGCGCTCTGGCGCGACACCTTGATCGATGCCGCGATATTTCGGGAGTGGATCGTCAATGTCGGACAGCGGCCCGCGCCGGCCCGGCTTGCCCATATCGTGCTTGAACTTCGCAGACGTCTTGCCGTCACGAGAGGCGCGGAGCCTGCGACGTTCGAATTCCCGCTCACCCAGGAGCAGATCGGCGAGGCGCTGGGCATCACGCCGGTGCATGCGAACCGCATCATCAGGCAACTGCGCGAGGACGGGATTATCGACGTCAGCAGGGGGTATGTTCAGGTGCTTGACGAAACGAGGCTCGCGGACTTGGCACAGTTTGACGACCGTTACCTGCACCAGGACCCGGCCGCCTGA
- a CDS encoding DUF6894 family protein yields the protein MPDLQAAWQEATLTAGQIIQDLDGRLRPGKNWRMDVTDEFANPLYVIHVCADKPR from the coding sequence TTGCCCGACCTGCAAGCCGCCTGGCAGGAGGCGACCTTGACGGCGGGGCAAATCATCCAGGATCTTGATGGAAGGCTGCGTCCGGGCAAGAACTGGCGGATGGACGTCACCGACGAATTCGCAAATCCGCTGTATGTCATTCACGTCTGCGCCGACAAACCCCGATAA
- a CDS encoding GFA family protein, producing MTKPFIGGCACGAIRYETSSEPLVESHCQCRDCQKRSGTGHGSYLVFPRRAEVTITGEAKEWRVADDNGNEKVHAFCPTCGTPVYLTFVAKPEPIAVHATSLDDPSQFNPQLVTYGIRGHAWDTIDSSLQKFERMPPG from the coding sequence ATGACCAAGCCCTTCATCGGCGGGTGTGCCTGCGGCGCGATCCGCTACGAAACGAGCAGCGAACCGCTCGTCGAGAGCCACTGCCAATGCCGCGATTGCCAGAAACGAAGCGGCACGGGGCATGGATCCTACCTGGTCTTCCCCCGGCGAGCCGAAGTGACAATTACGGGCGAAGCGAAAGAATGGCGGGTGGCGGACGACAATGGGAATGAAAAGGTCCACGCCTTCTGCCCGACCTGCGGAACTCCGGTCTACCTGACATTCGTCGCCAAGCCGGAACCGATAGCGGTCCACGCGACCAGCCTGGACGACCCAAGCCAATTCAATCCGCAACTGGTCACGTACGGCATCCGCGGCCATGCGTGGGACACGATCGATTCCTCGTTGCAAAAATTCGAGCGAATGCCGCCCGGATAA
- a CDS encoding SRPBCC family protein, with the protein MTKETTSFVYVTYIRSTPEKVFEAITKPDVARRYWGHENVSDWNPGSKWEHVRANDQRTVELVGKVVEVSPPTRLVITWANASQASDPSAYSRVTFETEEYEDMVRLTVTHDELVAGSGMANGIKKGWPVVLASLKSLLETGHGLDVFAKPKSA; encoded by the coding sequence ATGACCAAAGAGACGACCAGCTTTGTCTACGTGACCTATATCCGCTCGACGCCGGAAAAGGTGTTCGAGGCCATCACGAAACCGGACGTCGCGAGGCGCTACTGGGGCCACGAGAACGTCTCTGACTGGAATCCCGGATCGAAATGGGAGCACGTCCGCGCCAATGATCAGCGGACTGTCGAGCTGGTCGGCAAGGTCGTCGAGGTCTCGCCGCCGACCCGTCTCGTCATCACCTGGGCGAATGCGTCGCAGGCTTCCGATCCTTCCGCCTACAGCCGGGTGACGTTCGAGACCGAGGAATACGAGGACATGGTCCGGCTGACGGTCACCCATGACGAACTCGTAGCCGGCAGCGGGATGGCGAACGGCATCAAGAAAGGTTGGCCGGTTGTCCTCGCCAGCCTGAAATCCTTGCTGGAAACCGGCCACGGCCTCGACGTCTTCGCCAAGCCGAAATCGGCCTGA
- a CDS encoding ArsR/SmtB family transcription factor, translating into MQADKVFKALGDPTRRKLLDLLCEKNGQTLGQLCENLDMARQSATQHLEILEAANLVSTVRRGREKLHFINPVPLHEVYERWVRKFERQRLSLLHDLKKELEGE; encoded by the coding sequence ATGCAGGCGGACAAGGTTTTCAAAGCGCTGGGCGACCCGACACGCAGAAAGCTGCTTGATCTTCTCTGTGAAAAGAACGGGCAGACGCTCGGCCAGCTCTGCGAAAACTTGGACATGGCCCGGCAATCCGCCACGCAGCATCTCGAAATCCTGGAGGCGGCCAATCTGGTGAGCACGGTCAGACGCGGCCGGGAAAAGCTGCATTTCATCAACCCCGTGCCGCTTCATGAGGTCTACGAGCGGTGGGTGCGGAAATTCGAACGACAGCGGCTCAGCCTGCTGCACGATCTGAAGAAAGAACTCGAAGGAGAATAA
- a CDS encoding xanthine dehydrogenase family protein molybdopterin-binding subunit, producing the protein MTEPLLGRSLDRLEDERFVQGRGRYVADLVAPDALHGVVVRSPHAHARITAISVEAARRMPGVVAVLTGAELASDDIGPLPCAVTSIPMTMPLVVPPYHALARGVVRHVGEPVAFVVAETAEAARDAAEAVVVDYEPLPPVVSIAAAILPDAPSIWPEAADNIAFQFNRGEIGPVDAAIRAAAHVVECELVNNRVVAAPLETRGAIGEFDGASGRLHLTASAAGAHAIRDLLADRVFRIGREKLRVSIPDVGGGFGMKNVLYPEWVLVLWAARRLGRPVNWIGDRSEDFTGSAHGRDSIIRARLALDREGRFLALDTKVFANLGAYVSTVAPAVPTMAMASAMGGVYDIPLIAFETRGVFTNTTPVDAYRGAGKPEANYLIERCIDIAAHQLGMDALKLRRKNIMRRFPYSSAMGLSVEQGSFAHAIDHAATAAEGFKARQKNSRKLGRLRGLGLACFLETARGQPNEVAEVQFGEDGLIDLKVGTHSNGQGHETTYARIAAEALGLPLERFRFRQGDTDDLDSGGGHGGARSMHQGGTALLMAAEGLIENARRLAARLLQAGVDAVQYEAGQLRVAATGQEISLDEVARASYQTPGDDVAPGLAHRATHLCDRYTFPNGCHVAEVEIDPGTGEVRLDRYAIFDDYGRLLDPRQTLGQVHGGVTQGIGQALFEHALFDAETGQILSGSLMDYALPRAGDLPVFEGNLTPDFPSRANRLGVKGSGQAGAIGAPATIMNAVMNALAPLGVRHLDMPATPSRIWHAIQAAEARSRQRTDTTSADQ; encoded by the coding sequence ATGACCGAACCGTTATTGGGGCGCAGCCTCGACCGCCTTGAAGACGAGCGCTTCGTGCAGGGACGCGGGCGCTACGTCGCCGATCTCGTGGCGCCAGACGCGCTTCATGGCGTCGTCGTTCGCTCGCCGCATGCGCATGCGCGCATCACCGCGATCAGCGTTGAGGCGGCGCGCAGGATGCCCGGCGTGGTGGCCGTACTCACGGGAGCCGAACTGGCATCCGACGATATCGGCCCGTTGCCGTGCGCGGTGACCAGTATCCCGATGACCATGCCGCTCGTGGTGCCGCCCTATCACGCGCTGGCGCGCGGCGTCGTGCGCCATGTCGGCGAGCCGGTCGCGTTCGTGGTTGCCGAAACCGCCGAAGCCGCCCGCGATGCAGCCGAGGCCGTGGTCGTCGACTATGAGCCGCTGCCGCCGGTCGTGTCGATCGCAGCGGCGATTTTGCCGGACGCCCCGTCGATCTGGCCGGAGGCTGCTGATAACATCGCGTTCCAGTTCAACCGCGGTGAGATCGGCCCGGTGGATGCGGCGATCCGCGCCGCCGCCCACGTCGTGGAGTGCGAGCTGGTCAACAACCGCGTCGTCGCCGCGCCGCTGGAGACCCGCGGCGCCATAGGGGAGTTCGACGGCGCGAGCGGCCGGCTACACCTGACCGCCTCGGCCGCCGGCGCGCATGCGATCCGCGACCTGCTCGCCGACCGTGTCTTTCGCATCGGCCGGGAAAAACTTCGCGTCAGCATTCCCGATGTCGGCGGCGGCTTCGGGATGAAGAACGTGCTCTATCCCGAATGGGTGCTGGTGCTGTGGGCGGCGCGCCGTCTCGGCCGTCCCGTCAATTGGATCGGCGATCGCAGCGAGGACTTCACCGGCTCCGCGCATGGCCGCGACAGCATCATTCGGGCTCGCCTGGCGCTCGATCGCGAGGGCCGCTTCCTCGCGCTCGACACGAAAGTGTTCGCCAATCTCGGCGCCTATGTCTCGACAGTGGCGCCGGCCGTGCCGACCATGGCGATGGCGAGCGCGATGGGCGGCGTCTACGACATTCCGCTGATCGCATTCGAGACCAGGGGCGTGTTCACCAACACGACACCAGTCGATGCCTATCGCGGCGCCGGCAAGCCGGAGGCGAATTATCTGATCGAGCGCTGCATCGATATCGCGGCCCACCAGCTCGGGATGGATGCGCTGAAGCTGCGGCGCAAGAACATCATGCGTCGCTTTCCTTACAGCAGCGCGATGGGACTTTCGGTCGAGCAGGGCAGCTTTGCCCACGCCATCGATCACGCCGCCACTGCCGCGGAGGGCTTCAAGGCGCGCCAGAAAAATTCACGCAAGCTTGGGCGGCTGCGTGGCCTCGGGCTTGCCTGCTTTCTCGAGACAGCGCGCGGCCAGCCGAACGAAGTGGCGGAAGTGCAGTTCGGCGAGGATGGCCTGATCGACCTGAAGGTCGGTACGCATTCCAACGGCCAGGGCCACGAGACCACCTACGCCCGGATCGCGGCCGAAGCGCTCGGCCTGCCGCTGGAACGCTTCCGGTTTCGGCAGGGCGATACGGACGATCTCGACTCAGGCGGCGGGCATGGCGGCGCGCGCTCCATGCACCAGGGCGGCACCGCGCTGTTGATGGCGGCGGAAGGCCTGATCGAGAATGCGCGGCGGCTGGCCGCGCGCCTGCTGCAGGCCGGCGTGGATGCGGTTCAGTATGAAGCTGGCCAGTTGCGCGTGGCGGCGACCGGGCAGGAGATCAGCCTCGATGAGGTGGCGCGCGCCTCGTACCAGACGCCCGGTGACGACGTCGCGCCCGGCCTGGCGCATAGGGCGACCCATCTCTGCGATCGCTACACCTTTCCCAACGGCTGCCATGTCGCCGAAGTCGAGATCGACCCTGGCACCGGCGAAGTGAGGCTCGACCGCTATGCCATCTTCGATGACTACGGCCGCTTGCTCGATCCCCGCCAGACGCTGGGGCAGGTGCATGGCGGCGTGACGCAAGGCATCGGCCAGGCGTTGTTCGAGCACGCGCTGTTCGATGCGGAGACAGGACAGATCCTCTCGGGCTCGCTGATGGACTATGCGTTGCCGCGCGCCGGCGATCTTCCCGTATTCGAGGGTAACCTCACGCCTGATTTTCCAAGCCGTGCCAACCGGCTCGGCGTCAAGGGGAGCGGTCAGGCCGGCGCCATCGGAGCACCCGCCACCATCATGAATGCCGTGATGAATGCGCTCGCGCCGCTCGGCGTGCGCCATCTCGACATGCCCGCAACGCCTTCGCGCATCTGGCACGCGATCCAGGCGGCAGAAGCGCGATCGCGTCAGCGCACGGACACGACGTCCGCCGATCAATAG
- a CDS encoding response regulator, producing the protein MACGARETGVRNEPIVILVVEDDQSIQSVIEEALSDGGFETAIAATGEEAVTLLQGRQDEYRALVTDINLTGRFNGWEVAKRAREMHPQMPVIYITGAAADQWASNGVPDSVLLNKPFAPAQIATAVAQLLNEAPPAASQ; encoded by the coding sequence ATGGCGTGTGGCGCACGGGAGACGGGCGTGCGGAACGAACCGATCGTGATCCTGGTCGTCGAGGACGATCAGTCGATCCAAAGTGTGATCGAAGAGGCTCTTTCAGACGGTGGTTTTGAAACAGCGATCGCGGCCACCGGCGAGGAGGCCGTCACGCTTCTGCAAGGTCGGCAAGACGAGTACCGCGCCCTGGTGACAGATATCAATCTCACAGGCCGGTTCAACGGCTGGGAAGTGGCCAAGCGCGCCAGAGAGATGCATCCGCAGATGCCGGTTATCTACATCACCGGGGCGGCGGCCGATCAGTGGGCGTCAAATGGGGTGCCTGACAGTGTCCTTTTGAACAAGCCGTTTGCTCCCGCGCAGATCGCGACCGCCGTCGCCCAGCTGTTGAATGAAGCTCCGCCTGCCGCGTCGCAATAA
- a CDS encoding TerC family protein, which yields MNWLLQIFDPATISAFFTQFQAEMQQPAFWVALGKIMWINILLSGDNALVIAMACRGLPPRQRFWGMILGAGVAVLLRIIFTGIVVTLMGLPFLKLVGGLALLFIAAKLLVPEHEGEGDVDAAAHLWAAVQIVAIADIVMSLDNVIAVAAAANGSIPLLVIGLAISVPLIVAGAALIMALLTRLPALVWAGAGLLGWIAGEVMATDPALQPSLHAFFNGPVGVGLDGMLKAIGMAPQFANGGHGGEVILGLVGIAVVLVVGSVWRKRRLQGAEHSATA from the coding sequence GTGAACTGGCTCTTGCAAATCTTCGATCCTGCGACGATCTCCGCGTTCTTCACCCAGTTCCAGGCCGAGATGCAGCAACCCGCCTTCTGGGTCGCGCTCGGCAAGATCATGTGGATCAACATCCTGCTGTCGGGCGACAACGCGCTCGTCATCGCCATGGCGTGTCGCGGGCTGCCGCCGCGCCAGCGGTTCTGGGGCATGATCCTCGGCGCCGGCGTCGCCGTCCTGCTGCGCATCATTTTCACCGGCATCGTCGTGACGCTGATGGGGCTGCCGTTCCTCAAGCTGGTCGGCGGCCTGGCGCTGCTCTTCATCGCAGCGAAACTGCTGGTGCCTGAACACGAGGGCGAAGGCGACGTCGATGCGGCGGCGCATCTGTGGGCTGCCGTGCAGATCGTGGCAATCGCCGACATCGTGATGAGCCTCGACAACGTCATCGCAGTCGCCGCCGCCGCCAATGGCAGCATTCCCCTGCTGGTCATCGGACTGGCCATCAGCGTTCCGCTGATCGTCGCGGGTGCGGCGTTGATCATGGCGCTGCTGACGCGCTTGCCAGCACTGGTGTGGGCCGGCGCGGGCTTGCTGGGCTGGATCGCGGGTGAGGTGATGGCGACAGACCCCGCGCTGCAACCGTCTCTGCACGCATTCTTCAACGGCCCGGTCGGTGTCGGCCTCGATGGAATGCTCAAAGCGATCGGCATGGCGCCGCAGTTCGCCAATGGCGGACATGGCGGCGAGGTGATCCTTGGACTCGTCGGCATCGCCGTGGTGCTTGTGGTGGGCTCGGTTTGGCGCAAGCGCAGGCTGCAGGGCGCGGAGCATTCGGCGACGGCGTAA
- the ndk gene encoding nucleoside-diphosphate kinase, whose amino-acid sequence MAIERSFSIIKPDATARNLTGAVNALIEKAGLRIVAQKRIRMTRDQAETFYAVHKARPFFGELVDFMTSGPVVVQVLEGEGAIAKYRDVMGATDPSKAAEGTIRKVHAKSIGENSVHGSDAPETAAIEIAQFFSGNEIVG is encoded by the coding sequence ATGGCGATTGAACGCTCTTTCTCGATCATCAAGCCGGATGCGACGGCGCGCAATCTGACCGGCGCCGTCAACGCGCTGATCGAGAAGGCTGGCTTGCGGATCGTCGCCCAGAAGCGCATCCGCATGACCCGCGACCAGGCAGAAACCTTCTACGCCGTTCACAAGGCGCGTCCGTTCTTCGGCGAACTGGTCGATTTCATGACCTCCGGCCCGGTCGTGGTGCAGGTTCTCGAAGGCGAGGGCGCGATCGCCAAATACCGCGACGTGATGGGCGCTACCGATCCGTCGAAGGCCGCAGAGGGCACGATCCGCAAGGTGCATGCGAAGTCGATCGGCGAGAACTCGGTGCACGGTTCGGATGCGCCGGAGACCGCCGCGATCGAAATCGCGCAGTTCTTTTCCGGTAACGAAATCGTCGGCTAA
- a CDS encoding ABC-F family ATP-binding cassette domain-containing protein produces MLSITDISIRIAGRLLIDDSTVQIVPGARVGFVGRNGVGKSTLFHAIRGDLPTESGSITLPPRWRIGSLAQEAPDGPESLVNVVLKADSERDALLREAETATDPHRIAEIQTRLVDIDAHSAPARAAAILSGLGFSAADQARPCSEFSGGWRMRVALAATLFSAPDLLLLDEPTNYLDLEGTLWLEDHLANYPRTVIVISHDRDLLDTSVDQILHLDRGKLTLYKGTYSSFEEQRAMREMLDAKHAKRQADERKRLQAFVDRFKAKASKARQAQSRVKMLERMKPVTALVTQDVREITFPAPEKMLSPPIIAVDDISVGYDAEKPVLNRVTLRIDTDDRIALLGSNGNGKSTLVKLLAVKLQPFSGRITRAEKLSVGYFAQHQVDELNLDASPYDHVRRLMPDAPETKVRGRTGAIGFSGKAGDTLVRSLSGGEKARLLLGLATFFGPNMIILDEPTNHLDIDSRAALAEAINDFPGAVIMVSHDRYLIEACADQLWVVANKTVTTYDGDLDDYRRMVLSIGDKRERGSERIKESAKPERARGERRTPLKQRIAEAEAEIERITGIIAKIDTALALPDLFTRDPKQAAQLSKARAGAESALRRAEEDWLDASSEFDEAAG; encoded by the coding sequence ATGCTTTCCATCACCGATATTTCGATCCGGATCGCCGGGCGGCTGCTGATCGACGACAGCACGGTGCAGATCGTGCCGGGCGCTCGCGTCGGCTTCGTCGGGCGCAACGGCGTCGGCAAATCGACGCTGTTTCATGCGATCCGGGGCGACCTGCCGACCGAGTCCGGCAGCATTACGCTACCGCCGCGCTGGCGCATCGGCAGCCTGGCGCAGGAGGCGCCGGACGGCCCGGAGAGTCTCGTCAATGTCGTACTGAAGGCCGATTCCGAGCGCGACGCGCTGCTCCGTGAAGCCGAAACCGCCACCGATCCGCACCGCATCGCCGAAATCCAGACCCGGCTGGTCGACATCGACGCGCACTCCGCGCCGGCGCGCGCCGCGGCAATCCTGAGCGGCCTCGGATTTTCCGCCGCGGACCAGGCGCGGCCGTGCTCGGAATTTTCCGGGGGGTGGCGCATGCGGGTGGCGCTGGCGGCGACGCTGTTCTCGGCGCCGGATCTGCTGCTGCTGGACGAGCCGACCAACTATCTCGACCTCGAAGGCACATTGTGGCTGGAAGACCATCTTGCGAACTATCCACGCACCGTGATCGTCATCAGCCACGACCGCGATCTGCTCGACACGTCGGTCGACCAGATCCTGCACCTCGATCGCGGCAAGCTGACCCTCTACAAGGGGACCTATTCCTCCTTCGAGGAACAGCGCGCCATGCGCGAAATGCTCGACGCCAAGCACGCCAAGCGACAGGCCGACGAGCGCAAGCGGCTGCAGGCCTTCGTCGACCGCTTCAAGGCAAAAGCCTCGAAAGCCCGACAGGCGCAATCCCGCGTCAAGATGCTGGAGCGCATGAAACCCGTCACCGCGCTGGTGACCCAGGACGTGCGTGAAATCACGTTCCCAGCGCCAGAGAAGATGCTGTCGCCGCCGATCATCGCCGTCGACGACATCTCTGTCGGCTACGACGCGGAAAAGCCGGTGCTCAACCGCGTCACGCTGCGCATCGACACCGACGACCGCATCGCCCTGCTCGGCTCCAACGGCAACGGCAAGTCGACACTCGTCAAGCTATTGGCGGTCAAGCTGCAACCTTTTTCGGGGCGGATCACGCGGGCGGAAAAGCTCTCGGTCGGCTATTTTGCGCAGCATCAGGTCGACGAGCTCAACCTCGATGCGTCACCTTACGATCACGTCCGCAGGCTGATGCCCGATGCGCCGGAAACCAAGGTGCGCGGCCGCACCGGCGCGATCGGATTTTCCGGAAAGGCTGGCGACACCCTGGTCAGGAGCCTTTCGGGCGGCGAGAAGGCGCGGCTGCTGCTCGGGCTCGCGACCTTCTTCGGCCCGAACATGATCATCCTCGACGAACCGACCAACCACCTCGACATCGACAGCCGCGCGGCGCTGGCCGAAGCGATCAATGATTTCCCCGGCGCCGTCATCATGGTCTCGCACGATCGCTATTTGATCGAAGCCTGCGCGGATCAATTGTGGGTCGTCGCCAACAAGACGGTGACAACCTATGACGGCGACCTCGACGATTACAGGCGAATGGTGTTGTCGATCGGGGACAAGCGCGAGCGCGGCAGCGAGCGTATCAAGGAAAGCGCAAAACCCGAGCGCGCTAGGGGCGAAAGGCGAACGCCGCTGAAGCAGCGGATCGCCGAAGCCGAGGCCGAAATCGAGCGCATCACCGGCATCATCGCCAAGATCGACACTGCGCTTGCCTTGCCGGATCTGTTCACCCGCGATCCCAAGCAGGCCGCCCAGCTCAGCAAAGCGCGGGCCGGTGCCGAAAGCGCGCTGCGCCGCGCCGAGGAAGATTGGCTGGATGCCAGTTCGGAATTCGACGAAGCGGCGGGCTAA
- a CDS encoding DNA polymerase III subunit chi, which produces MTEVLFYHLQAMSLESVLPPLLEKSLERGWRVVVQSTSPERTEALDAHLWTYSDDSFLPHATWRAGDAQDQPIILSIEESNPNGANVRFLIDNAALPADCDSYERVVLVFNGDDADALTAARGAWADCKARGFEVTYWQTDERGRWQRRQ; this is translated from the coding sequence ATGACGGAAGTCCTGTTCTACCATTTGCAGGCCATGTCGCTCGAAAGCGTATTGCCGCCGCTCTTGGAAAAATCGCTCGAGCGAGGCTGGCGCGTGGTCGTGCAATCGACTTCGCCGGAGCGCACCGAGGCGCTCGATGCGCATTTGTGGACCTACAGCGACGATTCGTTCCTGCCGCACGCCACATGGCGCGCCGGCGATGCCCAGGACCAGCCCATCATTCTCTCGATCGAGGAGAGCAATCCGAACGGGGCCAATGTCAGGTTCCTGATCGACAACGCGGCGTTGCCGGCCGACTGCGACAGCTACGAACGGGTGGTGCTGGTCTTCAACGGTGACGATGCCGATGCGCTGACGGCTGCGCGCGGGGCCTGGGCCGATTGCAAGGCGCGGGGGTTTGAGGTGACCTACTGGCAGACCGACGAGCGGGGCCGGTGGCAGCGGCGGCAATAG
- a CDS encoding leucyl aminopeptidase — translation MSDAVKVGFVAFSAAPRGVLVVFCDDALKVGEATRKALGKAADTIKRAAAANQFKGKSGSTLDIPAPEGNKAERLIVVGVGKAADIKEKDFLKFGGVTASKLNAASEAVTVIAELPEGAMQPDSVAAIASGLRLRAYKFDRYKTKKKDGENGALRADVSIAVEDVAAARKALAPASHVVDGVIIARELVNEPPNVLYPVEFARRASQLEKLGVNVEVLDVKAMKKLGMGALLGVAQGSTQPGRTVIMRWNGGKKGDQPVAFVGKGVCFDTGGISIKGAASMEDMKGDMGGAACVVGLMHALAARKAKVNAVGAIGLVENMPDGNAQRPGDIVTSMSGQTIEIINTDAEGRLVLADVLWYVAKKFKPKFMIDLATLTGAIMVALGTEYSGMFCNNDELAERLSKIGNETGERVWRMPLGPEYDKLIDSQFADMKNTGGRHGGSITAAQFLQRFVDNTPWAHLDVAGTAMGAPKTDINQSWGSGYGVRLLDRLVAEYYEATK, via the coding sequence ATGTCCGACGCCGTCAAGGTCGGCTTTGTCGCTTTTTCCGCTGCCCCCCGCGGCGTTCTCGTGGTGTTTTGCGACGACGCATTGAAGGTCGGCGAGGCGACGCGGAAGGCGCTTGGGAAGGCGGCTGACACCATTAAGCGCGCGGCGGCTGCCAACCAGTTCAAGGGCAAGAGCGGATCGACGCTCGATATCCCGGCGCCGGAGGGAAACAAGGCGGAGCGCCTGATTGTCGTCGGGGTCGGCAAGGCGGCCGATATCAAGGAGAAGGATTTTCTCAAATTCGGCGGGGTGACGGCGAGCAAGCTCAACGCAGCCAGCGAAGCGGTCACCGTGATCGCCGAACTGCCTGAGGGGGCGATGCAGCCCGATTCTGTCGCCGCGATCGCGTCGGGCCTCCGGCTGCGTGCGTATAAGTTCGACCGCTACAAGACCAAGAAGAAGGACGGCGAGAACGGCGCGCTTCGGGCCGATGTTTCGATTGCCGTCGAGGATGTCGCCGCCGCGCGAAAGGCGCTTGCGCCCGCATCCCATGTCGTCGACGGCGTGATCATCGCGCGCGAACTCGTCAACGAGCCGCCGAACGTCTTGTACCCGGTGGAATTCGCGCGCCGTGCGAGCCAGCTCGAGAAGCTCGGCGTCAACGTCGAGGTGCTGGACGTCAAGGCGATGAAGAAGCTCGGCATGGGCGCCTTGCTCGGTGTTGCACAGGGTTCGACCCAGCCGGGCCGCACCGTGATCATGCGCTGGAACGGCGGCAAGAAGGGCGATCAGCCCGTTGCTTTCGTCGGCAAGGGCGTCTGCTTCGATACCGGCGGCATTTCCATCAAAGGCGCCGCCAGCATGGAGGACATGAAGGGCGACATGGGAGGCGCGGCCTGCGTGGTCGGGCTGATGCATGCGCTGGCGGCACGCAAGGCGAAGGTCAACGCGGTCGGCGCCATTGGCCTCGTCGAGAACATGCCCGACGGCAACGCCCAGCGCCCCGGCGATATCGTGACCTCGATGTCGGGGCAGACCATCGAAATCATCAATACCGATGCCGAAGGCCGGCTCGTGCTGGCCGACGTGCTCTGGTACGTGGCGAAGAAGTTCAAACCCAAATTCATGATCGATCTCGCAACGCTCACCGGCGCGATCATGGTCGCGCTGGGTACGGAGTATTCAGGCATGTTCTGCAACAACGACGAATTGGCGGAACGGCTGAGCAAGATCGGAAATGAAACCGGCGAGCGCGTCTGGCGCATGCCGCTCGGTCCCGAATACGACAAGCTTATCGATTCGCAGTTTGCCGACATGAAGAATACCGGCGGGCGCCACGGCGGCTCGATCACCGCCGCACAGTTCCTGCAGCGATTCGTCGACAACACGCCGTGGGCACATCTCGACGTCGCGGGAACCGCGATGGGCGCGCCGAAAACCGACATCAACCAGAGTTGGGGATCCGGCTACGGCGTTCGCCTGCTGGACCGGCTGGTCGCGGAATATTACGAAGCCACGAAATAA